Proteins from a single region of Pseudomonas ekonensis:
- a CDS encoding sensor histidine kinase: MNRDEQALDFSTVIASTVHDMKNSLAMLTQAHSQWLARLPEAQRQGPEQGVIDFEFAHLNGMLVQLLALYKLGVNQMPLQPAYHELDDFIEAQLAAHQEVFASRGIVVTYEVDPLSPLGFFDRELVASVLGNIINNAIRYARESLLITVSDEAGQLVLSVNDDGAGYPAEMLERQADYVQGINHSSGSTGLGLYFAGRIAALHQRNGVEGRTEIRNGGPLGGGVFSLYLP, encoded by the coding sequence ATGAACCGAGACGAGCAGGCACTGGATTTCTCCACGGTGATCGCATCCACCGTGCACGACATGAAGAACTCACTGGCGATGCTGACCCAGGCCCACAGCCAATGGCTGGCGCGGCTGCCCGAGGCGCAGCGCCAGGGGCCGGAGCAGGGGGTGATCGACTTCGAGTTCGCGCACCTCAACGGCATGCTGGTGCAGCTGCTGGCGCTGTACAAGCTGGGCGTCAACCAGATGCCGCTGCAGCCGGCCTACCACGAGCTGGACGACTTCATCGAAGCGCAACTGGCCGCGCACCAGGAGGTGTTCGCCAGTCGCGGGATCGTGGTCACGTACGAGGTCGATCCCCTGAGCCCGCTGGGCTTCTTCGACCGTGAGCTGGTCGCCTCGGTGCTGGGCAACATCATCAACAACGCGATCCGTTACGCCCGCGAGTCGCTGCTGATCACCGTCAGCGACGAAGCCGGGCAACTGGTGCTGAGCGTCAACGACGACGGCGCCGGCTACCCGGCCGAGATGCTCGAGCGCCAGGCCGACTATGTGCAGGGCATCAACCACAGCAGCGGCAGCACCGGCCTGGGCCTGTACTTCGCCGGGCGCATCGCCGCGCTGCATCAGCGCAACGGTGTCGAGGGGCGTACCGAGATCCGCAACGGCGGTCCGTTGGGCGGTGGGGTGTTCAGTCTCTATTTGCCGTGA
- a CDS encoding glutamine synthetase family protein — protein sequence MTAEGFLEGRRLQLARGVLLQCIMGGYPPARFYGSDDGDLALVADPAQIHRLPWSEQPRALAICDADELTGESSSLSTRGQLKAVIARYAARGLAPVVATELEFFVFAPNTDPTQPFQPPLGLDGRREDGHSAFSVSSNNGLRPFFSDVYKCMAALGLPRDTFMHEMGVSQFEINLLHGDPLLLADQTFLFKHLLKEVALKHGLTVVCMAKPLAHTPGSSMHIHQSIVETGSGKNVFSDEAGQPTAMFRHFIGGQQAGLADFTALFAPNVNSYQRLCHPYASPNNACWSHDNRAAGLRIPASSPVARRVENRLPGADANPYLAIAASLAAGLHGIEHELEPTAPIQGEFEVPDNLSLPCTLHAALERLKRSQLARELFGKEFIEGYIASKSMELTSFLDEITPWERRVLAAQA from the coding sequence ATGACCGCCGAGGGCTTCCTCGAAGGGCGGCGTCTGCAGTTGGCCCGGGGGGTGCTGCTGCAGTGCATCATGGGCGGCTATCCGCCGGCGCGGTTCTACGGCAGCGACGACGGCGACCTGGCGCTGGTGGCCGACCCTGCGCAGATCCATCGCCTGCCGTGGAGCGAGCAGCCCCGGGCGCTGGCGATCTGCGACGCGGACGAGCTGACCGGCGAAAGCTCCAGCCTCTCCACCCGCGGCCAGCTCAAGGCGGTCATCGCCCGTTACGCGGCCCGCGGCCTGGCGCCGGTGGTGGCGACCGAGCTTGAGTTCTTTGTCTTTGCGCCGAACACCGATCCGACCCAGCCGTTCCAGCCGCCGCTGGGCCTGGACGGGCGCCGCGAGGACGGCCATTCGGCGTTCAGCGTCAGTTCCAACAACGGCCTGCGGCCGTTCTTCAGCGACGTCTATAAATGCATGGCGGCCCTGGGCCTGCCGCGTGACACCTTCATGCATGAAATGGGCGTCAGCCAGTTCGAGATCAACCTGCTGCACGGCGATCCGCTGCTGCTGGCCGACCAGACGTTCCTGTTCAAGCACCTGCTCAAGGAAGTCGCGCTCAAGCACGGCCTGACCGTGGTGTGCATGGCCAAGCCGCTGGCGCACACGCCGGGCAGTTCGATGCACATTCACCAGAGCATCGTCGAAACCGGCAGCGGCAAGAACGTGTTCAGCGACGAGGCCGGGCAGCCGACCGCGATGTTCCGCCATTTCATCGGCGGGCAGCAGGCGGGCCTGGCCGACTTCACCGCGCTGTTCGCGCCGAACGTCAATTCGTACCAGCGCCTGTGCCATCCCTATGCTTCGCCGAACAACGCCTGCTGGTCCCACGACAACCGTGCGGCGGGCCTGCGCATTCCGGCCAGTTCGCCGGTCGCCCGCCGGGTCGAGAACCGCTTGCCCGGCGCCGACGCCAACCCGTACCTGGCGATCGCCGCCAGCCTGGCCGCCGGTCTGCACGGCATCGAGCATGAGCTTGAGCCGACCGCGCCGATCCAGGGTGAGTTCGAGGTGCCGGACAATCTTTCGCTGCCGTGTACCTTGCACGCGGCGCTGGAGCGTCTGAAGCGTAGCCAGTTGGCCCGGGAACTGTTCGGCAAGGAGTTCATCGAAGGCTACATCGCTTCGAAGAGCATGGAGTTGACCAGTTTCCTCGATGAAATCACTCCCTGGGAACGGCGCGTTCTAGCTGCCCAGGCCTGA
- a CDS encoding MFS transporter — translation MRQIWKSFRALYFASLMMLIGSGLLSTYLALRLAADHVDGLWVGALMAANYFGLVLGGKIGHRLIARVGHIRAYSACAGIVGAAVLGHGLVDWLPAWLVLRTIVGLGMMCQYMVIESWLNEQADANQRGLVFSGYMIASYLGLVLGQLILVMHPGLGPELLMLVALCFALCLVPVALTRRIHPAPLHPAPMEPRFFIKRVPQSLSTVLGAGLIIGSFYGLAPLYASQQGLSTEQVGLFMGSCIFAGLLVQWPLGWLSDRYDRALLIRSFALVLAVAALPLAILPQVPLEVLFAVGFLCSLVQFCLYPLAVAFSNDHVESERRVSLTAMLLVTYGVGASIGPLVAGVLMKLFGSQSLYAFFTFFALVLVWRIRPKAVTNLHQVDDAPLHHVAMPDSMSSSPLVAALDPRVDEQVVQEQMHSSVNPEPAADADPAAAGDVSAEADAEPAKP, via the coding sequence ATGCGCCAAATCTGGAAATCCTTTCGAGCGCTGTATTTCGCCTCGCTGATGATGCTGATCGGTTCGGGCCTCCTTTCCACTTATCTGGCTCTGCGCCTGGCGGCCGATCACGTCGACGGACTGTGGGTCGGTGCGTTGATGGCGGCCAACTATTTCGGCCTGGTGCTGGGCGGCAAGATCGGCCACCGGCTGATCGCCCGGGTCGGGCATATCCGCGCCTATTCCGCGTGCGCCGGGATCGTCGGCGCGGCGGTGCTGGGCCACGGCCTGGTGGACTGGCTGCCGGCGTGGCTGGTGCTGCGGACCATCGTCGGCCTCGGCATGATGTGCCAGTACATGGTCATCGAGAGCTGGCTCAACGAGCAGGCCGACGCCAACCAGCGTGGCCTGGTGTTCAGCGGCTACATGATCGCCTCGTACCTGGGGCTGGTGCTGGGCCAACTGATCCTGGTGATGCACCCCGGCCTGGGGCCGGAGCTGCTGATGCTGGTGGCGCTGTGCTTTGCCCTGTGCCTGGTGCCGGTGGCCCTGACCCGGCGGATTCACCCGGCCCCGCTGCACCCGGCGCCGATGGAGCCGCGCTTCTTCATCAAGCGCGTGCCGCAGTCGCTGAGCACGGTGCTGGGGGCGGGGCTGATCATCGGTTCGTTCTACGGCCTGGCGCCGCTGTATGCCTCGCAGCAGGGGCTGTCCACCGAGCAGGTCGGTCTGTTCATGGGTAGCTGCATCTTCGCCGGGCTGCTGGTGCAGTGGCCGTTGGGCTGGCTGTCGGACCGTTACGACCGGGCGCTGCTGATCCGCAGTTTTGCTTTGGTGCTGGCGGTGGCCGCGTTGCCGTTGGCGATCCTGCCGCAGGTGCCTTTGGAGGTGCTGTTCGCCGTCGGGTTCCTGTGTTCGCTGGTGCAGTTCTGCCTGTACCCGCTGGCGGTGGCGTTTTCCAACGACCATGTCGAGAGCGAGCGGCGGGTGTCGCTGACGGCGATGCTGCTGGTGACCTACGGCGTGGGCGCTAGCATCGGTCCGCTGGTGGCCGGCGTGCTGATGAAGCTGTTCGGCAGCCAGAGCCTGTATGCGTTCTTCACGTTCTTTGCGCTGGTGCTGGTGTGGCGGATCCGGCCGAAGGCCGTGACCAACCTGCATCAGGTCGACGACGCGCCGCTGCATCACGTGGCGATGCCCGACAGCATGTCCAGCTCGCCGCTGGTGGCGGCCCTTGACCCGCGCGTGGACGAGCAGGTGGTGCAGGAACAGATGCACAGTTCGGTCAACCCGGAGCCTGCGGCGGATGCCGATCCGGCAGCGGCGGGGGATGTGTCTGCCGAAGCGGACGCCGAGCCTGCCAAGCCCTGA
- a CDS encoding tetratricopeptide repeat-containing response regulator, whose protein sequence is MSSYHQKSFLIVDDFSDYRSSVRSMLRELGVKDVDTADSGEQALKMCSQKSYDFILQDFHLGDGKKNGQQVLEDLMMEKLISHEAVFVMVTAETSQAMVLSALEHEPDAYLTKPFNRIGLAQRLERLEQRKTLLKPILQALDRGKPVEVLNACIALCKQDIRYSPLCLRYRADALRDMNQNEALERLYDSILADRPLPWAFAGLGQLLFKRGQIAQAKGVYEKALKVFPMMPALYDGMAEVLVAEGDSKGAQKVLEEAIRLSPLAVRRQALLGKLAMANEDFDTASRAYRQAVHQGAQSRFKDPESNLGLAHALISKGSEKGLDTRTRLEINTTLSAVAKENPSDPGLQIRARLMKATSLLLNDAETAEKLTEQALLRLDGMEQFMSPEAALLVAKQLQMLGQTEAGTSMLKSCAEIYGDDPTVMKDIAKLTDDPAILSSSNAAAELNRQGVRVYKTGNLAEAREVFRRALKMQPKNISIALNMAQSLLHGTDTKVPSAELEECRACLKTVGLMPDTDARYPRYQKLKSKAFGE, encoded by the coding sequence ATGTCGTCGTATCACCAAAAGAGTTTTCTGATCGTCGATGATTTTTCGGATTACCGCAGTTCTGTGCGTTCGATGCTGCGCGAGCTCGGGGTCAAGGACGTGGACACCGCCGACAGCGGCGAGCAGGCGCTGAAGATGTGTTCGCAGAAGTCCTACGATTTCATCCTTCAGGACTTCCACCTGGGGGACGGCAAGAAGAACGGTCAGCAGGTGCTGGAAGACCTGATGATGGAAAAGCTGATCAGCCACGAGGCGGTGTTCGTGATGGTCACCGCCGAGACCAGCCAGGCGATGGTGCTCAGTGCCCTGGAGCACGAGCCCGATGCCTACCTGACCAAGCCGTTCAACCGCATCGGCCTGGCCCAGCGCCTGGAGCGCCTGGAGCAGCGCAAGACCCTGCTCAAACCGATTCTGCAGGCCCTGGACCGCGGCAAGCCGGTCGAGGTGCTCAACGCCTGCATCGCCCTGTGCAAGCAGGACATCCGCTATTCGCCGCTGTGCCTGCGCTACCGCGCCGATGCGTTGCGCGACATGAACCAGAACGAAGCGCTGGAGCGCCTGTACGACAGCATCCTGGCCGACCGGCCGTTGCCGTGGGCGTTCGCCGGGCTGGGCCAGTTGCTGTTCAAGCGCGGCCAGATCGCCCAGGCCAAGGGCGTCTACGAAAAGGCCCTGAAGGTGTTCCCGATGATGCCGGCGCTGTACGACGGCATGGCCGAGGTGCTGGTGGCCGAGGGCGACAGCAAGGGCGCGCAGAAGGTGCTCGAAGAGGCGATTCGCCTGTCGCCGCTGGCGGTGCGCCGGCAGGCGCTGCTGGGCAAGCTGGCGATGGCCAACGAAGATTTCGACACCGCCTCCCGCGCCTACCGCCAAGCGGTGCACCAGGGCGCTCAGTCGCGCTTCAAGGATCCGGAAAGCAACCTCGGTCTGGCCCATGCGCTGATCAGCAAGGGCAGCGAGAAGGGGCTGGACACCCGCACCCGGCTGGAGATCAATACCACCCTCAGTGCCGTGGCCAAGGAAAATCCGTCCGACCCGGGCCTGCAGATCCGTGCGCGGCTGATGAAGGCCACCAGCCTGTTGCTCAACGATGCCGAAACCGCCGAGAAGCTCACCGAGCAGGCGTTGCTGCGCCTGGACGGCATGGAGCAGTTCATGAGCCCGGAAGCGGCGCTGCTGGTGGCCAAGCAGTTGCAGATGCTGGGCCAGACCGAGGCGGGCACCTCGATGCTCAAGAGCTGCGCGGAAATCTACGGCGACGATCCGACGGTGATGAAAGACATCGCCAAACTGACCGACGACCCCGCTATCCTCAGTTCCAGCAACGCCGCCGCCGAGCTCAACCGTCAGGGCGTGCGGGTATACAAGACCGGCAACCTGGCCGAAGCCCGCGAGGTGTTCCGCCGGGCGCTGAAGATGCAACCGAAGAACATCAGCATCGCGCTGAACATGGCGCAGTCGCTGCTGCACGGCACCGACACCAAAGTGCCGTCGGCGGAGCTGGAAGAATGTCGGGCCTGCCTGAAAACGGTCGGCCTGATGCCCGACACCGATGCGCGTTACCCGCGCTACCAGAAGCTGAAAAGCAAGGCGTTTGGCGAATGA
- a CDS encoding flagellar brake protein: MSNALSADDAPQPPKVLTTPLEISSNLRQLQESHDPLIITFHERSQRFQSYLIKVDRDSGTIALDEMIPRDGERFLQAGEPFKVEGFHEGVRIAWECSTPLTIEESAGDRFYSGAMPTEVVYHQRRNAFRAALKLTDLVNVELGGEKLKSPIAGKLLDISATGCKLRFEGDITGRLQLGQVYDRLIATPLFGNQSTSVELRYLHFEEKLNMTFAGLRFHNISGPVARNVERFVYQLQREARRFDKDDF, encoded by the coding sequence GTGTCCAATGCCCTCAGCGCGGATGATGCTCCGCAGCCACCCAAGGTGCTCACCACGCCCTTGGAGATCTCCAGCAACCTGCGCCAGCTGCAAGAAAGCCACGACCCTTTGATCATTACGTTCCACGAGCGCAGCCAGCGCTTTCAGAGCTACCTGATCAAGGTCGACCGTGACAGCGGCACCATCGCCCTGGACGAAATGATCCCGCGCGACGGCGAGCGCTTCCTCCAGGCCGGCGAGCCGTTCAAGGTCGAAGGCTTCCACGAGGGCGTGCGCATCGCCTGGGAATGCAGCACCCCGCTGACCATCGAAGAATCCGCAGGCGACCGTTTCTACAGCGGCGCCATGCCGACCGAAGTGGTCTACCACCAGCGCCGCAACGCTTTTCGCGCAGCCCTGAAGCTGACCGACCTGGTCAATGTCGAACTGGGCGGCGAAAAGCTCAAGTCGCCGATCGCCGGCAAACTGCTCGACATTTCCGCCACCGGCTGCAAGCTGCGTTTCGAAGGCGACATCACCGGGCGCCTGCAACTGGGCCAGGTCTACGACCGCCTGATCGCCACCCCGCTGTTCGGCAACCAGTCGACCTCGGTCGAACTGCGCTACCTGCATTTCGAAGAAAAGCTCAACATGACCTTCGCCGGCCTGCGCTTTCACAACATCAGCGGCCCGGTGGCACGCAACGTCGAGCGCTTCGTCTACCAACTGCAGCGCGAGGCCCGTCGCTTCGACAAGGACGACTTCTGA